One window from the genome of Rhodococcus sp. ABRD24 encodes:
- a CDS encoding acyl-CoA dehydrogenase family protein, which translates to MSVWDTPERQQLRKTVSGFVEQEILPHLSDWERDGELPRELHRKAAALGLLGAGFPEDVGGEGGDLVDAVLICEEMHQAGASGGLFASLFTCGIALPHLVAAGDPAQIDRWVRPTLAGEKIGSLAITEPGGGSDVGHLRTTAVRDGDHYIVNGSKTFITSAVRADFVVTAVRTGGSDPERRGAGGVSLLVIEKGTEGLNGAPGFEVTRKLDKMGWRASDTAELSFTDARVPVENLVGKENSGFAQIAQAFLTERIALAAQAYASAQRCLDLTLQWCRDRETFGRPLISRQAVQNTVTEMTRRIDVARVYTRTLVERSLTSDEDFVAEVCFAKNTAVEAGEWVANQAVQLFGGMGYMQESEVERQYRDMRILGIGGGTTEILTSLAAKRLGYQA; encoded by the coding sequence ATGAGTGTGTGGGACACACCCGAACGGCAACAGCTACGCAAGACCGTCAGTGGCTTCGTCGAGCAGGAGATCCTGCCGCACCTCAGCGACTGGGAGCGCGACGGCGAGCTGCCCCGCGAGCTGCACCGCAAGGCCGCGGCATTGGGTCTACTCGGTGCCGGTTTCCCCGAGGACGTAGGTGGTGAGGGCGGCGATCTGGTCGACGCGGTCCTGATCTGTGAGGAAATGCACCAGGCGGGTGCGTCGGGCGGGCTGTTCGCGTCGCTGTTCACATGTGGTATCGCGCTACCGCATCTCGTGGCGGCTGGCGATCCCGCGCAGATCGATCGCTGGGTGAGGCCGACGCTTGCGGGCGAGAAGATCGGCTCCCTCGCAATCACCGAGCCGGGTGGCGGCTCCGACGTCGGGCATTTGCGCACCACGGCCGTCCGGGATGGCGACCACTACATCGTGAACGGATCCAAGACGTTCATCACGTCCGCCGTCCGCGCCGACTTCGTGGTGACCGCGGTGCGCACGGGCGGCAGTGACCCTGAAAGGCGCGGCGCCGGCGGGGTGTCGCTGCTCGTGATCGAGAAGGGCACCGAGGGATTGAACGGGGCTCCCGGATTCGAGGTGACCCGCAAGCTCGACAAGATGGGCTGGCGCGCGTCGGACACCGCCGAGCTGTCGTTCACCGATGCCCGCGTTCCAGTGGAGAACCTTGTAGGCAAGGAGAATTCGGGATTTGCGCAGATCGCGCAGGCGTTCTTGACCGAGCGGATCGCGCTCGCGGCACAGGCGTACGCGAGCGCGCAGCGCTGCCTGGATCTCACGTTGCAGTGGTGCCGCGACCGCGAGACCTTCGGGCGTCCGCTGATCTCGCGGCAGGCCGTGCAGAACACAGTCACCGAGATGACCCGGCGCATCGACGTCGCCCGGGTGTATACGCGCACGCTCGTCGAACGCTCGCTGACTTCGGATGAGGACTTCGTCGCCGAGGTGTGTTTTGCGAAGAACACCGCAGTCGAGGCCGGCGAGTGGGTTGCCAACCAGGCCGTGCAGTTGTTCGGCGGGATGGGCTACATGCAGGAGAGCGAAGTGGAGAGGCAGTACCGGGATATGCGAATTCTGGGTATCGGGGGCGGGACCACGGAGATCCTGACCTCGCTGGCGGCGAAGCGATTGGGGTACCAGGCATGA
- a CDS encoding acyclic terpene utilization AtuA family protein, producing the protein MREMLEGGDLDYLTGDYLAELTMLILGRDRMKDPSRGYAKTFLRQVEDCLGLALDRGVKIVANAGGLNPAGLAEALREVNDRLGLGARIAHVEGDDLIARVAELGLDRETSPLTANAYLGAWGIVECLNAGADIVVTGRVTDASVIVGPAAAHFGWARTDFDRLAGAVVAGHVIECGTQATGGNYSWFTEIEDMSRPGFPIAEIHDDGSSVITKHAGTGGAVSIGTVTAQLLYEITGGRYANPDVTARMDSVELSDDGVDRVRIAGVMGEAPPPQYKVSLNALAGFRNEATFVVTGLDIERKAELARRQLESWLTARPQELEWTLARTDRPDADTEETASALLRCTVRDTDPNVVGRAFSSVAVEMALASYPGFTLTAPPSNGQPYAVFTPGYVDAHEVPHVAVLPDGVRVEIAPSAVTQALTDLPEPVLPEPLPPTETVKAPLGTIAAARSGDKGGNANVGVWVRTDEQFSWLVHALTVGELERMLPEAKGLNVTRHVLSNLRAVNFVIEGILGRGVASQARFDPQAKGLGEWLRSRHLDIPQDLLESSLEGHA; encoded by the coding sequence ATGCGCGAGATGCTCGAGGGTGGTGATCTGGACTACCTGACCGGCGACTATCTCGCCGAGCTGACGATGCTGATCCTCGGGCGGGACCGGATGAAGGACCCGTCCCGCGGATACGCGAAGACCTTCCTCCGCCAGGTCGAGGACTGCCTGGGGCTCGCCCTGGACCGCGGCGTCAAGATCGTCGCGAATGCGGGCGGTCTCAATCCCGCCGGGCTTGCCGAGGCATTGCGTGAGGTGAACGACAGGCTTGGCCTCGGTGCGCGGATCGCGCACGTCGAGGGTGACGACCTCATCGCGCGGGTCGCAGAGCTCGGTCTCGACCGAGAGACGTCACCGCTGACTGCGAACGCCTACCTCGGCGCGTGGGGCATCGTGGAATGCCTGAACGCCGGTGCCGACATCGTGGTGACCGGCCGGGTCACCGACGCTTCGGTGATCGTCGGTCCGGCCGCAGCTCACTTTGGCTGGGCCAGAACAGATTTCGACAGGCTCGCCGGAGCTGTGGTGGCTGGGCACGTGATCGAATGCGGCACGCAGGCCACCGGCGGTAACTACTCCTGGTTCACCGAGATCGAGGACATGAGCCGACCTGGCTTCCCGATTGCCGAGATCCACGATGACGGCTCGTCGGTCATCACCAAACATGCCGGGACCGGTGGCGCGGTGAGTATCGGCACCGTCACCGCGCAGTTGTTGTACGAGATCACCGGCGGCCGCTACGCCAATCCGGACGTCACCGCGCGGATGGACTCGGTGGAGCTGTCGGACGACGGAGTCGACCGCGTCCGGATCGCGGGCGTCATGGGTGAGGCCCCGCCGCCGCAGTACAAGGTCTCGCTCAATGCGCTCGCCGGGTTCCGGAACGAGGCGACGTTCGTTGTCACCGGACTCGACATCGAACGGAAGGCGGAACTCGCTCGGCGGCAACTGGAGTCGTGGTTGACGGCGCGTCCACAGGAACTCGAGTGGACACTCGCGAGGACGGACCGTCCCGACGCCGACACCGAGGAGACTGCGAGCGCGCTGCTGCGCTGCACCGTCCGTGACACCGACCCGAACGTCGTGGGCCGGGCATTCTCGTCGGTCGCCGTCGAAATGGCCCTCGCGAGCTACCCGGGCTTCACGCTCACGGCGCCGCCCTCGAACGGACAGCCATACGCCGTCTTCACGCCCGGCTACGTCGACGCCCATGAGGTGCCGCATGTCGCGGTCCTGCCCGACGGGGTGCGCGTCGAGATTGCGCCGAGCGCCGTCACTCAGGCGCTCACGGACCTTCCGGAGCCGGTTCTGCCGGAGCCGCTGCCGCCGACCGAGACGGTGAAAGCTCCCCTCGGCACCATCGCGGCGGCGCGCAGCGGCGACAAGGGCGGCAATGCCAACGTCGGCGTATGGGTGCGGACCGACGAGCAGTTCTCGTGGCTCGTCCATGCCCTCACCGTTGGCGAGCTCGAGCGGATGCTGCCGGAGGCCAAGGGTCTGAACGTGACTCGTCACGTGCTGTCGAACCTGCGGGCGGTCAACTTCGTGATCGAGGGCATCCTCGGCCGAGGTGTCGCATCGCAGGCTCGGTTCGACCCGCAGGCCAAGGGTCTCGGTGAGTGGTTGCGCTCCCGGCACCTGGACATCCCGCAAGACCTCCTCGAATCGTCTCTGGAAGGACACGCATGA
- a CDS encoding biotin carboxylase N-terminal domain-containing protein yields the protein MSSTASISSVTSVLVANRGEIARRVFATCRRAGVSTVAVFSDPDAASPHVAEADVAVRLPGSTPSETYLRVDTLIAAAEAAGADAIHPGYGFLSENADFAQAVQAAGLTWIGPPAKSIELMGSKVESKRIMAEAGVPVLAELDPSAVTEADLPVLVKASAGGGGRGMRVVRELSALPREIEAAAREAQSAFGDPTVFCERYLETGRHIEVQVMADKHGTVWAVGERECSIQRRHQKVVEEAPSPLVERLESSSGPGMRARLFEAARLAANAIGYEGAGTVEFLADEQGEFFFLEMNTRLQVEHPVTECTTGLDLVELQLQVAAGAELPAEPPALRGHSIEVRLYAEDPAHNWRPQSGTVERIELPGNTAEFEVLAQTGVRLDSGVEDGSVVSVFYDPMLAKVISFAPTRAQAAQVLATALARTRLHGLQTNRDLLVNVLRHPAFLAGDTDTAFFATHGLDELSRPLADESAERLSALAAALADASANRAAARVNAGLPSGWRNLPSQPQCKRYNGIHGEHDIRYLLTRSGLTAEGFESVSLVSSSPDRVVLDVAGLQRGFDVARYGDRVCVDSPLGPVALTAVPRFVDPSTVVAEGSLLAPMPGAVIRLGAAAGDRVEAGQPILWLEAMKMEHTIKAPAAGVLTELPVAVGQQVDVGSVLAIVEAAVVETPVAEGENA from the coding sequence GTGAGTAGCACCGCGAGCATTTCTTCCGTCACTTCCGTGCTGGTCGCCAACCGCGGCGAGATCGCCAGGCGCGTTTTCGCTACGTGCCGCCGCGCGGGTGTGTCCACCGTCGCGGTGTTTTCCGATCCCGACGCGGCGAGCCCGCACGTGGCCGAGGCCGACGTCGCGGTCCGGCTGCCGGGTTCCACCCCGTCCGAGACCTACCTGCGCGTCGACACCCTCATCGCGGCCGCGGAGGCCGCGGGGGCCGATGCGATTCACCCCGGCTACGGGTTTCTTTCCGAGAACGCCGATTTCGCGCAGGCTGTGCAGGCGGCGGGCCTGACCTGGATCGGTCCACCGGCCAAGTCGATCGAGCTGATGGGCTCGAAGGTCGAGTCGAAGCGGATCATGGCCGAGGCCGGTGTCCCGGTCCTCGCCGAGTTGGACCCGTCTGCGGTGACCGAGGCCGATCTGCCGGTGCTCGTCAAGGCCTCCGCCGGTGGCGGTGGACGCGGCATGCGCGTCGTGCGTGAGCTCTCGGCACTGCCCCGGGAGATCGAGGCAGCTGCGCGCGAGGCTCAGTCGGCGTTCGGCGATCCGACCGTGTTCTGCGAGCGCTACCTCGAGACCGGACGGCACATCGAGGTCCAGGTGATGGCCGACAAGCACGGCACCGTGTGGGCGGTCGGTGAGCGCGAATGCTCGATCCAGCGCCGCCACCAGAAGGTCGTCGAGGAGGCACCGTCGCCGCTCGTCGAACGGCTCGAGTCCTCTTCTGGGCCAGGCATGCGCGCCAGGCTGTTCGAAGCCGCCCGGCTCGCCGCGAACGCGATCGGCTACGAGGGCGCGGGAACAGTCGAGTTCCTCGCCGACGAGCAGGGGGAGTTCTTCTTCCTCGAGATGAACACCCGCCTGCAGGTGGAACACCCGGTCACCGAATGCACCACCGGACTCGACCTCGTCGAGCTGCAGCTGCAGGTGGCGGCCGGAGCCGAACTTCCGGCCGAACCGCCTGCCCTGCGCGGACACTCGATCGAGGTCCGGCTGTACGCGGAGGACCCGGCGCACAATTGGCGACCACAGAGCGGCACTGTCGAACGGATCGAACTGCCGGGCAACACAGCGGAGTTCGAGGTGCTTGCCCAGACCGGGGTGCGGCTGGATTCCGGCGTCGAGGACGGGTCGGTGGTGAGCGTCTTCTACGACCCGATGCTCGCGAAGGTCATTTCGTTCGCGCCCACCCGCGCGCAGGCCGCTCAGGTGCTGGCGACGGCGCTGGCCCGCACCCGACTGCACGGGCTGCAGACCAACCGGGACCTACTGGTGAACGTGCTGCGCCACCCGGCATTCCTTGCGGGTGACACCGACACCGCATTCTTCGCCACGCACGGACTCGACGAGTTGTCGCGTCCGCTCGCCGACGAATCTGCGGAGAGGCTGTCGGCCTTGGCGGCCGCGCTCGCCGATGCCTCCGCCAACCGCGCCGCCGCGCGGGTGAATGCGGGCCTGCCGAGTGGCTGGCGGAACCTGCCGTCACAGCCGCAATGCAAGCGGTACAACGGAATCCACGGTGAGCACGACATCCGATACCTGTTGACCCGCTCGGGACTGACCGCGGAAGGCTTCGAGAGTGTCTCGCTGGTGTCGTCGTCGCCGGACCGCGTTGTGCTCGATGTCGCGGGGTTGCAGCGCGGCTTCGACGTCGCGCGCTACGGCGATCGAGTGTGCGTCGACTCACCGCTCGGACCGGTGGCGCTGACGGCAGTGCCGCGATTCGTGGACCCGTCGACCGTTGTGGCCGAGGGCTCGCTCCTCGCCCCGATGCCGGGTGCGGTGATCCGACTCGGTGCCGCGGCAGGTGATCGCGTCGAGGCCGGCCAGCCGATCCTCTGGCTCGAGGCCATGAAGATGGAGCACACGATCAAGGCGCCCGCCGCCGGTGTGCTCACCGAACTACCAGTCGCCGTCGGCCAGCAGGTCGACGTCGGATCCGTCCTGGCAATCGTGGAAGCCGCAGTAGTGGAAACACCGGTGGCAGAAGGAGAAAACGCATGA
- a CDS encoding acyl-CoA dehydrogenase family protein, with translation MSSFIETDEQKELRSAVSKLGERFNYLDYVLPKARKGEPLTELWNEAGKLGFLGVNLPEEFGGGGAGIYELALVQEELAAHGAGLLLVVVSPAICGTIISKYGTDAQKQEWLTALADGSKIMAFGITEPDAGSNSHQITTTARRDGEDWILRGNKVYISGVDQADAVLVVARTEDHKTGKLKPALFIVPTDAENFVKTPMEMDIIEPDHQFTLFLDDVRLPAEALVGSEDAALMQLFAGLNPERILGAAMAIGMGRWALDAAVKYAKERTVWKTPIGAHQGLAHPLAQCKIELELAKLMMQKAAVLYDSGDDFGAAEAANMAKYAAAEASIRALDQAIQTHGGAGLAKEYGLSAMLGAARIARIAPVSREMILNFVSQHSLGLPKSY, from the coding sequence ATGAGCAGCTTCATCGAGACAGACGAGCAGAAGGAGCTGCGGTCGGCGGTCTCCAAGCTCGGTGAGCGCTTCAACTATCTCGACTACGTCCTGCCGAAGGCGCGTAAGGGCGAGCCGCTGACGGAGCTGTGGAACGAGGCAGGCAAGCTCGGATTCCTCGGCGTCAACCTGCCCGAGGAGTTCGGCGGCGGGGGAGCGGGCATCTACGAGCTGGCGCTGGTGCAGGAGGAGCTCGCCGCGCACGGAGCCGGTCTGCTGCTCGTCGTGGTCTCACCCGCGATCTGCGGCACCATCATCAGCAAGTACGGAACCGATGCGCAGAAGCAGGAGTGGTTGACCGCCCTCGCGGACGGTTCCAAGATCATGGCGTTCGGCATCACCGAACCCGACGCTGGTTCGAACTCGCACCAGATCACCACGACGGCCCGGCGTGACGGTGAGGACTGGATCCTGCGGGGCAACAAGGTCTACATCTCGGGTGTCGACCAGGCCGATGCGGTTCTCGTCGTCGCGCGCACCGAGGATCACAAGACCGGCAAGCTCAAGCCTGCACTGTTCATCGTGCCCACCGATGCCGAGAACTTCGTGAAGACGCCGATGGAGATGGACATCATCGAGCCGGATCACCAGTTCACGCTGTTCCTCGATGACGTCCGGCTGCCGGCAGAAGCCCTGGTGGGCTCGGAGGACGCGGCGCTGATGCAGCTGTTCGCGGGTTTGAATCCCGAGCGCATCCTGGGCGCGGCGATGGCGATCGGCATGGGTCGCTGGGCACTGGACGCGGCGGTCAAGTATGCGAAGGAACGGACCGTCTGGAAGACGCCGATCGGTGCCCACCAGGGTCTGGCACATCCGCTGGCGCAGTGCAAGATCGAACTCGAGCTGGCGAAGCTGATGATGCAGAAGGCGGCGGTGCTCTACGACAGCGGCGACGACTTCGGTGCAGCAGAGGCCGCGAACATGGCCAAGTACGCGGCCGCCGAGGCCAGCATCAGGGCGCTCGATCAGGCGATCCAGACCCATGGCGGTGCGGGCCTGGCCAAGGAATACGGGCTGTCCGCGATGCTCGGCGCGGCGCGGATCGCGCGGATCGCGCCGGTGAGCCGCGAGATGATCCTCAACTTCGTCTCCCAGCACTCGCTGGGCCTGCCGAAGTCGTACTGA
- a CDS encoding carboxyl transferase domain-containing protein, which translates to MTILRSALDVNSAEYASAAESMTAKLTEIEGEHAKALAGGGDKYVDRHHKRGKLLARERIELLLDPDSPFLELSPLAAWGTEFPVGASTIVGIGIVSGVECLVVANDPTVRGGTSNPWTLKKGFRANDIAFANRLPVISLVESGGADLPTQKEVFIPGGRMFRDLTKLSAAGIPTIALVFGNSTAGGAYIPGMSDHVVMIKERSKVFLAGPPLVKMATGEESDDEALGGAEMHARKSGLADYFAVDEADAIRIGRSIVKRLNWRKEGPTPRAEVIEPLEDPEELLGIVPPDLKIPFDPREVIARIVDGSDFDEFKPMYGSSLVTGWAELHGYPIGILANARGVLFSEESQKATQFIQLANRSNTPLLFLHNTTGYMVGKEYEEGGMIKHGSMMINAVANSTVPHISILLGASYGAGHYGMCGRAFDPRFLFAWPSSKSAVMGGAQLAGVISIVGRAAAEARGQAFDAEADAGMRAMIENQIEAESLPMFLSGRLYDDGVIDPRDTRTVVGMCLSAIATAPIKGTENFGVFRM; encoded by the coding sequence ATGACGATCCTGAGGTCGGCACTGGACGTGAACTCCGCAGAGTACGCGTCGGCGGCGGAGTCGATGACGGCCAAGCTCACCGAGATCGAGGGCGAGCACGCCAAGGCGCTCGCCGGGGGCGGTGACAAGTACGTCGATCGGCATCACAAGCGTGGCAAGCTTCTCGCACGTGAGCGGATCGAGCTACTGCTCGACCCGGACTCGCCGTTCCTCGAGCTGTCCCCGCTCGCGGCGTGGGGCACCGAGTTTCCGGTGGGCGCGTCCACGATCGTCGGTATCGGCATCGTCAGCGGCGTCGAGTGCCTCGTCGTCGCGAACGACCCGACCGTGCGAGGCGGCACGTCCAACCCGTGGACGCTCAAGAAGGGCTTCCGCGCCAACGACATTGCGTTCGCGAACCGGCTTCCGGTGATCTCGCTCGTCGAGTCCGGTGGTGCCGACCTGCCGACGCAGAAGGAGGTCTTCATTCCGGGTGGCCGGATGTTCCGTGACCTCACCAAGCTCTCGGCCGCCGGCATCCCGACGATCGCGTTGGTGTTCGGCAACTCCACTGCGGGCGGTGCCTACATTCCCGGCATGTCCGACCATGTCGTGATGATCAAGGAACGGTCCAAGGTGTTCCTGGCCGGACCGCCGCTCGTGAAGATGGCCACCGGTGAGGAGTCCGACGACGAGGCCCTCGGCGGCGCCGAGATGCACGCCCGCAAGTCGGGTCTGGCCGATTACTTCGCCGTCGACGAGGCCGATGCGATTCGCATCGGCCGCAGCATCGTCAAGCGACTCAATTGGCGCAAGGAGGGACCGACGCCACGCGCCGAGGTAATCGAGCCGCTCGAGGATCCCGAGGAACTCCTCGGTATCGTGCCGCCGGATCTGAAGATCCCGTTCGATCCGCGCGAGGTGATCGCTCGGATAGTCGACGGGTCCGACTTCGACGAGTTCAAGCCCATGTACGGCTCGTCGCTCGTCACCGGCTGGGCGGAGCTGCACGGCTACCCGATCGGCATCCTCGCCAACGCCCGGGGCGTGCTGTTCAGCGAGGAGTCGCAGAAGGCCACCCAGTTCATTCAGCTCGCGAACCGATCGAACACTCCACTTCTTTTCCTGCACAACACCACCGGATACATGGTGGGCAAGGAGTACGAGGAAGGGGGCATGATCAAGCACGGATCGATGATGATCAACGCGGTCGCGAACTCGACGGTGCCGCATATCTCGATTCTGCTCGGTGCGTCCTACGGTGCTGGTCACTACGGCATGTGCGGACGCGCATTCGATCCGCGCTTTCTGTTCGCGTGGCCCAGCTCCAAATCTGCGGTCATGGGCGGTGCGCAGCTCGCAGGAGTCATCTCGATCGTCGGCCGCGCCGCCGCCGAGGCCCGCGGGCAGGCGTTCGATGCGGAGGCCGACGCCGGTATGCGCGCGATGATCGAGAACCAGATCGAAGCCGAGTCGCTGCCGATGTTCCTGTCCGGGCGTCTCTACGACGACGGCGTCATCGACCCCCGCGACACCCGCACGGTGGTGGGAATGTGCCTGTCGGCCATTGCCACCGCCCCGATCAAGGGCACCGAGAACTTCGGCGTCTTCCGGATGTGA
- a CDS encoding TIGR03084 family metal-binding protein: protein MADVKKIVEDLRAEGDQLDALVADLTDREWATPTPAVGWTVAHQIGHLMWTDRASLLAVTDGEGFAAQLAEAWKNPLGFVDEGAEAEALRPPAELLADWRAGREQLAAVLESLPSGTKIPWYGPPMGAASMATARLMETWAHGRDVADALGVATQPTDRLKHIARLGVRTRDFAYSVNQLTPPSVEFRVELTAPDGTVWEWGPPDAPQRVTGPAEDFCLLVTQRTHRDDTALRATGADAEAWLGIAQAFAGPSGTGRDAKAAQ, encoded by the coding sequence GTGGCGGACGTGAAGAAGATCGTCGAGGACCTGCGTGCGGAGGGCGACCAGCTCGACGCGCTCGTGGCGGACCTGACCGACAGGGAGTGGGCGACTCCGACACCGGCGGTGGGCTGGACCGTCGCGCACCAGATCGGCCACCTGATGTGGACCGATCGCGCGTCCTTGCTTGCGGTCACCGACGGGGAAGGCTTCGCCGCACAGCTAGCCGAGGCATGGAAGAACCCGCTCGGTTTCGTCGACGAGGGTGCGGAGGCGGAGGCACTGCGACCGCCGGCGGAACTGTTGGCGGACTGGCGCGCCGGACGTGAGCAGCTGGCGGCTGTGCTCGAGTCGTTGCCGTCCGGGACGAAGATCCCGTGGTACGGCCCGCCCATGGGTGCCGCATCGATGGCGACTGCGCGCCTGATGGAGACCTGGGCCCACGGGCGTGACGTCGCCGACGCTCTGGGGGTCGCCACGCAACCGACCGATAGGCTGAAGCACATCGCGCGCCTCGGGGTTCGGACGCGGGACTTCGCCTACAGCGTCAACCAGCTCACGCCGCCCTCCGTGGAGTTCCGGGTGGAGCTCACCGCGCCCGACGGCACAGTGTGGGAGTGGGGGCCGCCCGACGCGCCGCAACGGGTAACCGGACCAGCCGAGGACTTCTGCCTGCTCGTCACGCAGCGCACGCACCGTGACGACACCGCCCTGCGCGCCACGGGCGCCGACGCCGAGGCGTGGCTCGGGATTGCGCAGGCGTTCGCCGGTCCCTCCGGCACAGGTCGTGACGCGAAGGCGGCCCAGTGA
- a CDS encoding DHA2 family efflux MFS transporter permease subunit: protein MTTTEPGTGASDKLDGAVLKIASVVVLGAIMSILDVTVVSVALPTFAETFDTTYAVVAWTMTAYTLALATVIPVTGWAADRFGTKRLYMSALVLFVIGSVACAFAWDISSLIGFRVLQGLGGGMLMPLGMTIMTRAAGPERVGRVMAVLGIPMLLGPIGGPILGGWLIDAASWHWIFLINLPVGIVALVAAFKLLPKDQPSPAQSFDLVGMILLSPGLALFLYGVSSIPEHGKGLSPDVLVPVGIGLALIIGFVFHALRKNDPLIDLRLFKNRQLTIAVLTTTVFIVAFMGAGLLFPSYFIQVRGESALTAGLLLAPQGIGAMITMPIAGRLVDKLGPGKIVLTGLPLIALGMFTFTQLTATSSYPLLLGSLFVMGMGMGCTMMPLMTAAMVTLKHEMIARGSTLMNIVQQTAGSIGTATMSVVLTSQMTSRGLDKEAAPPTDPSGVAQMLNASAESFGGTFMVAFVLVLATLIPAFFLPRRRTVPTTQEVPVMMH, encoded by the coding sequence ATGACGACGACCGAACCCGGAACCGGGGCCTCGGACAAACTAGACGGAGCGGTTCTCAAGATCGCATCCGTGGTGGTGCTCGGCGCCATCATGTCCATTCTCGACGTCACCGTGGTCAGCGTCGCGCTGCCCACATTTGCGGAGACGTTCGATACGACCTACGCGGTGGTCGCCTGGACCATGACCGCGTACACGCTGGCGCTGGCCACCGTCATCCCGGTCACGGGATGGGCAGCGGACAGGTTCGGCACAAAACGCCTGTACATGTCCGCGCTGGTGCTGTTCGTCATCGGCTCGGTCGCGTGTGCGTTCGCGTGGGACATCTCGTCGCTGATCGGCTTCCGCGTCCTGCAGGGCCTCGGTGGCGGTATGCTCATGCCGCTCGGTATGACGATCATGACCCGAGCAGCTGGGCCCGAGCGCGTCGGCCGCGTCATGGCGGTGCTCGGTATCCCGATGCTGCTCGGCCCGATCGGCGGCCCCATCCTCGGCGGCTGGTTGATCGACGCCGCCAGCTGGCACTGGATCTTCCTCATCAACCTGCCGGTGGGCATCGTCGCTCTCGTGGCGGCGTTCAAGCTTCTGCCGAAGGACCAGCCGAGCCCGGCTCAGTCGTTCGATCTCGTCGGCATGATCCTGCTCTCGCCGGGTCTGGCACTGTTCCTGTACGGCGTCTCGTCGATTCCCGAGCACGGTAAGGGACTCTCGCCTGATGTTCTGGTCCCAGTCGGTATCGGTCTCGCACTCATCATCGGCTTCGTCTTCCATGCGCTGCGCAAGAACGACCCCCTGATCGATCTGCGCCTGTTCAAGAATCGTCAGCTGACTATCGCCGTCCTCACCACGACGGTGTTCATCGTTGCGTTCATGGGCGCCGGTCTACTGTTCCCGAGCTACTTCATCCAGGTGCGCGGTGAGTCCGCGCTGACGGCCGGTCTGTTGCTCGCACCGCAGGGAATCGGCGCCATGATCACGATGCCGATCGCCGGCCGGCTGGTCGACAAGCTCGGACCCGGCAAGATCGTCCTCACCGGTCTGCCCCTCATCGCGCTGGGCATGTTCACGTTCACGCAGTTGACCGCGACGTCGTCGTACCCGCTCCTGCTCGGCTCGCTGTTCGTGATGGGCATGGGTATGGGTTGCACCATGATGCCGTTGATGACTGCCGCGATGGTGACGCTCAAGCACGAGATGATTGCCCGCGGCTCGACCCTGATGAACATCGTGCAGCAGACGGCGGGCTCGATCGGAACCGCGACGATGTCGGTCGTTCTCACTAGTCAGATGACGTCTCGCGGGCTCGACAAGGAGGCTGCGCCGCCCACCGATCCGAGCGGCGTTGCGCAGATGCTGAACGCGTCCGCCGAGTCCTTCGGTGGCACCTTCATGGTGGCGTTCGTCCTCGTTCTCGCCACGCTGATCCCCGCGTTCTTCCTGCCGCGTCGTCGTACCGTGCCGACCACTCAGGAAGTGCCGGTGATGATGCACTGA
- a CDS encoding metalloregulator ArsR/SmtB family transcription factor, with the protein MIPAPSHGTLTSADALLPDADSYAALFACLSDPTRIRLLHLLAKATGPVTVGPLARALGIGQPTCSHHLRKLADAGIVALRRDGTSTVITIARGGSGRLPHPVDVVIGALTTPTRGTHRDIDPSDVRVCALGEADWESVLRIPRDADHTNATLAPLAVDRRELDARWLPGHRWVAEVDGVVVGWAALAPVSSRGCYRHVAESTVFVENRMRGRGIATALLEKQVTAADASTLRTLQTSVLAGNRTALRLLHRAGFRTVGVREAMARHGDDWLDVILLERVRRAES; encoded by the coding sequence GTGATTCCGGCACCCTCACACGGCACACTCACCTCGGCGGATGCGCTGCTCCCCGATGCGGACTCCTATGCCGCGTTGTTCGCATGCCTTTCCGACCCGACGCGGATCCGCCTGCTGCATCTGCTCGCCAAAGCCACAGGACCGGTGACCGTCGGACCGCTCGCCCGCGCTCTCGGCATCGGCCAGCCGACGTGCTCGCACCACCTCCGGAAGCTCGCCGACGCGGGCATCGTCGCGCTGCGCCGCGACGGAACCTCGACCGTCATCACGATTGCCCGCGGCGGTTCCGGTCGACTACCTCACCCTGTCGACGTGGTCATCGGCGCGCTCACCACCCCTACCCGCGGAACGCACCGCGACATCGACCCGTCGGATGTGCGCGTGTGCGCGCTCGGCGAGGCCGACTGGGAGTCGGTCCTCCGGATTCCGAGAGATGCCGACCACACGAACGCCACTCTGGCCCCTCTCGCCGTCGATCGTCGCGAACTCGACGCGCGCTGGCTGCCCGGCCACCGCTGGGTCGCCGAGGTGGATGGGGTGGTGGTCGGCTGGGCAGCCCTGGCGCCCGTCTCATCGCGAGGGTGCTATCGGCACGTCGCGGAATCGACGGTGTTCGTCGAGAACCGTATGCGGGGGCGGGGAATCGCGACAGCGCTGCTGGAGAAACAGGTCACCGCCGCCGACGCATCGACGCTACGAACCCTCCAGACCTCGGTGCTCGCCGGGAACCGGACCGCGCTGAGACTGCTGCACCGAGCGGGCTTCCGGACGGTGGGAGTCCGGGAAGCAATGGCGCGACACGGCGACGACTGGCTCGACGTCATCCTGCTCGAGCGTGTCCGCCGAGCCGAGTCGTGA